The following are from one region of the Corylus avellana chromosome ca1, CavTom2PMs-1.0 genome:
- the LOC132167301 gene encoding uncharacterized protein LOC132167301 produces the protein MKKGAGTSSTPINIPSTATTHSGAGKDGARHGGGSDVEAASVTAVASPLSFDGDSRHSASPLPSSGENQKGLFASPQMHPSKNTLAERSNWMGREGGDSDKS, from the exons ATGAAAAAAGGAGCTGGAACCTCATCCACGCCCATAAATATACCTAGTACCGCCACTACTCATTCAG GTGCTGGGAAAGATGGAGCACGCCATGGTGGAGGCAGTGATGTGGAGGCTGCTTCGGTGACCGCAGTGGCATCTCCTCTGTCATTTGACGGTGATAGCAGACACTCGGCGAGTCCACTTCCATCTTCTGGCGAGAATCAAAAGGGTTTATTTGCTTCCCCACAAATGCATCCCAGTAAAAACACTCTTGCTGAGCGGAGCAATTGGATGGGGCGTGAAGGAGGAGATTCAGACAAAAGTTGA
- the LOC132167299 gene encoding calcineurin-binding protein 1 (The sequence of the model RefSeq protein was modified relative to this genomic sequence to represent the inferred CDS: added 197 bases not found in genome assembly) codes for MFSIAAINDTDSIGQWEPLAPTKEAQEFHVSQTYHEGLLKLQAKEYEKARELLESVLRDPLISSAQVDSSASDGHLLQLRFLSLKNLATVFLQQGSAHYESALQCYLQAVEIDTKDSVVWNQLATLSCSMGLLSISRWGFEQGLVCSPNNWNCMEKLLEVLIAIGDEVACLSVAELILRQWPSHSRALHVKNTILQSEPVPFAPKGIDKLEPKHVRLKFLDKRKATNENLDESVALKKLNQNIELNLAEASWVALVDALLEILLPLHGSGSEMRAEKGYRSGDLRLSIHLPSSSENVTRTVERKVIDLNLMSENVPLGDCDSERASIVKEKEANILEEQPHERRSSRLERLRSRKPRKEELDPGTSKDLAKVVNQYLECFIVSGTGISTVRATTYSNPLDTEYSDVSRFVAETSKNYGAYHMGHLLLEEAAKRVLVYQDVFVKLLELEKLTRHWGKDRTPECSLFLAELYYDLGSSFSSASRLLEFMSESSYHLCKIIESVASDYPFHLSCTLENENCSSIHSVQDIIGVSTNNSMNRDSFLDSSLLTNNSSFWVRFFWLSGRLSILDGNKEKAQEEFCISLSLLVKAENMTDCPCVVKLPHCKVINELTIDRLLHEINILKVDFLMEKTLGDMIEKEMYMECAALLAPLLFSTKDVHLDALPSAIADTKGEGINSLELSALDILIKACEKINSIDVELYLSCHRRKLQILMVATGMGEGLASCKPFHQKSGSKELSGSDIELKESSSKHWNCLVAEEVKAISECVSQVKSIIDQSENSNGIIVPVSCIGDIQSLLLAAMCKQSSGLVNADQAERCCFVNAAIAFCKLQHLNPTLTVKTQVELIVRTHDLLAEYGLCCASEGSDGEEGTFLKFAIKHLLALDVKLKSSFNTLNREATQCHEQVSDNSHAKTYLNESRSATLDVGMGQTQSGETNIMDTAEGITSKDISSHNALDKESAGVEYGNQGSDGSDGQLNKGKNASNELIECGNELTEDEREELELKIDNALDQCFFCLYGLNLRSDSSYEDDLVTHKNTSRGDYQTKDQCADVFQYILPCAKASSRTGLVKLRRVLRAIRKHFPHPPEDVLAGNAIDKFLDDPDLCEDKLSEEAGSDGFLETMKNIILPNAGSFKQYKTSSVGSPEPYLEVYCNLYYLLAQSEEMSATDKWPGFVLTREGEEFVQQNSNLFKYDLLYNPLRFESWQRLANFYDEEVDLLLNDGSKHINVVGWRKNASLPQRVETSRRRSRRCLLMSLALAKTSDQQCEMHELLALVYYDSLQNVVPFYDQRSGVPLKDAAWMMFCENSMKHFKKAFEHKQDWSHAFYIGKLCEKLGYSHEISLSYYDKAIALNPSAVDPVYRMHASRLKLLYTCGKQNLEALKVLSEYSFNQLVRDAVMNIFGKMGSETSHSPVHMKDSTQANADEVKHEKSLKLEEAWCMLYNDCLSALETCVEGDLKHFHKARYMLAQGLYRRGESGDLERAKDELSFCFKSSRSSFTINMWEIDSMVKKGRRKSQGFAGSKKVLEVNLPESSRKFITCIRKYMLFYLKLLEETGDICTLDRAYISLRADKRFSLCIEDLVPVALGRHIKALILSTHQAEAVGSGAARSSEQVLEKLFALFMEQGNLWPEICGLPEIKSIEISESSLYGYLHEHIMSLERNGKLETLEAINEKIRKRFKNPKLSTSSCAKVCRHASVAWCRSLIISLALITPLPSEFSSDIPVIINPSDAWLENSHLLCVDLQINDLWNSAFEDSTKLKNLETKWHPILSKIKNIMIKKALDENLETANALLRSSYNFYRESSCVMLPSGVNLYLVPSQLAAGTQFQPSMDGVEILDLSIPRKLLLWAYTLLHGRCANIAVVVKHCEENAKSKMKKGAGTSSTPINIPSTATNSGAGKDGARHGGGSDVEAASVTTVASPLSFDGDSRHSVSPLPSSGENQKGLFASPQMHPSKNTLAERSNWMGREGGDSDKS; via the exons CTGAAGAACCTTGCCACTGTTTTTCTTCAACAAGGTTCTGCACATTATGAGAGTGCTTTACAATGTTATCTTCAAGCTGTAGAGATTGATACCAAAGATTCTGTTGTCTGGAACCAGCTGGCAACATTGTCATGCTCGATGGGCTTACTGAGTATATCACGCTGGGGTTTTGAGCAAGGGCTTGTGTGTAGTCCTAATAATT GGAACTGCATGGAGAAACTATTGGAAGTTCTTATTGCTATTGGTGATGAGGTGGCATGTCTTTCTGTGGCAGAGTTGATTTTGAGGCAATGGCCATCACACTCTCGTGCTTTACATGTCAAAAATACCATTTTACAGTCAGAGCCAGTTCCATTTGCTCCGAAAGGTATAGATAAGCTGGAACCTAAACATGTGCGGCTCAAATTCCTTGACAAGAGAAAAGCAACCAATGAGAATTTAGATGAAAGTGTTGCATTGAAAAAGTTGAACCAGAACATAGAACTGAACTTGGCAGAAGCTTCCTGGGTGGCTCTTGTTGATGCACTATTGGAGATCTTACTTCCATTGCATGGAAGTGGTTCTGAGATGAGGGCTGAGAAAGGATATAGATCCGGGGATCTCAGATTAAGTATACACTTACCTTCTAGTTCTGAAAATGTTACGAGGACTGTGGAAAGGAAAGTGATTGATTTAAACTTGATGAGTGAAAATGTGCCTCTTGGTGATTGTGACTCCGAAAGAGCTAGTAtagttaaagaaaaagaagcaaatattCTAGAAGAACAACCACATGAGAGACGGAGTTCTCGTCTTGAAAGGCTTAGGAGTCGTAAACCAAGGAAAGAAGAATTAGATCCTGGTACCAGCAAGGATTTGGCCAAGGTTGTAAATCAATATCTAGAATGTTTTATCGTTAGTGGAACAGGAATAAGTACTGTTCGTGCTACTACTTATTCCAATCCATTGGATACTGAATATAGTGATGTTTCTAGATTTGTggcagaaacttcaaaaaattatgGTGCTTACCATATGGGCCACTTGCTTTTAGAAGAGGCAGCAAAAAGGGTTCTTGTCTATCAGGATGTATTTGTCAAATTGCTGGAGTTGGAGAAGTTGACCAGACATTGGGGTAAGGATAGGACTCCTGAATGCAGTCTTTTTCTTGCTGAGCTTTATTATGACCTTGGCTCATCCTTTTCCAGTGCTTCCAGACTTTTGGAATTCATGTCAGAGTCATCTTATCATCTTTGTAAGATCATTGAATCAGTAGCTTCGGACTATCCTTTTCACTTGAGTTGCACcttggaaaatgaaaattgttCTTCAATTCATAGTGTTCAAGATATTATTGGAGTGTCAACCAACAACTCCATGAACAGGGATTCATTTTTAGATAGTTCACTCTTAACCAATAACAGTTCCTTCTGGGTTCGATTTTTCTGGTTAAGCGGCCGATTGTCTATTTTAGATGGTAACAAGGAAAAAGCTCAAGAAGAATTTTGCATTTCCTTGTCACTTTTGGTAAAGGCGGAAAATATGACTGATTGTCCATGTGTAGTCAAGCTCCCCCACTGCAAGGTTATTAATGAGTTAACCATTGATAGGCTTCTTcatgaaattaatattttaaaagttgatttcTTAATGGAGAAGACTTTGGGTGACATGATTGAGAAAGAGATGTATATGGAGTGCGCTGCCTTGCTTGCTCCACTTCTATTCTCTACAAAAGATGTTCACCTTGATGCATTGCCATCAGCCATTGCTGATACAAAAGGTGAAGGTATTAATTCTCTTGAACTATCAGCATTAGACATTTTAATCAAAGCTTGTGAGAAGATAAACTCAATAGACGTTGAGTTGTATTTGAGTTGTCACAGGCGAAAGCTGCAAATACTCATGGTAGCAACTGGAATGGGTGAAGGTCTGGCTTCATGTAAACCCTTCCATCAGAAGTCAGGGTCAAAAGAACTTTCTGGTTCTGATATAGAATTAAAAGAAAGTTCAAGCAAGCACTGGAATTGCTTGGTTGCAGAGGAAGTGAAGGCAATCTCTGAATGTGTGTCACAAGTGAAGAGCATCATTGATCAGTCTGAAAATTCT AATGGCATTATTGTCCCAGTGAGCTGCATTGGGGATATTCAATCTTTGCTGTTGGCAGCCATGTGTAAACAATCTTCTGGACTGGTAAATGCTGATCAAGCTGAAAGATGCTGCTTTGTTAATGCAGCTATAGCATTCTGCAAACTTCAACACCTAAACCCTACTTTAACTGTTAAAACTCAA GTGGAACTAATTGTTAGAACACATGACTTGCTTGCTGAGTATGGGCTCTGCTGTGCTAGTGAAGGAAGCGATGGGGAGGAAGGAACATTTCTTAAATTTGCAATAAAGCATCTCTTGGCCTTAGATGTGAAACTTAAATCCAGCTTCAATACTTTAAACAGGGAAGCAACTCAATGTCATGAGCAGGTCTCCGATAATAGCCATGCTAAAACGTATCTAAATGAATCAAGATCAGCTACGCTGGATGTGGGAATGGGTCAGACCCAAAGTGGTGAAACCAATATCATGGATACAGCTGAAGGGATAACTTCCAAGGACATTTCATCTCATAATGCCCTAGATAAAGAGAGTGCAGGGGTAGAATATGGAAATCAAGGCAGTGATGGGTCTGATGGCCAGTTAAACAAAGGTAAAAATGCAAGCAATGAATTGATTGAATGTGGAAATGAACTTACTGAAGATGAAAGGGAGGAACTTGagttaaaaattgataatgcaTTGGATCAGTGTTTCTTCTGCTTATATGGTCTAAATCTTAGATCTGATTCCTCCTACGAAGATGATCTAGTTACCCACAAAAATACTAGCCGTGGAGATTACCAGACCAAGGATCAGTGTGCTGATGTTTTTCAGTATATTCTCCCGTGTGCAAAGGCTTCTTCC agAACTGGATTGGTCAAACTTCGTAGGGTACTAAGAGCTATACGGAAACACTTTCCACATCCACCAGAAGATGTTTTGGCTGGCAATGCTATAGATAAATTCTTGGATGATCCTGATTTATGTGAAGATAAACTCTCAGAGGAGGCGGGGTCTGATGGGTTTCTTGAAACCATGAAGAATATAATATTACCTAATGCAGGTAGTTTCAAACAGTATAAGACATCATCAGTTGGGAG CCCTGAACCATATTTGGAAGTCTATTGCAATTTGTATTATCTCCTGGCTCAGTCTGAGGAAATGAGTGCGACTGATAAATGGCCTGGCTTTGTACTAACAAGGGAAGGGGAGGAATTTGTACAGCAAAATTCAAACCTCTTCAAATATGATTTATTATACAACCCTCTACGCTTTGAAAGTTGGCAACGTCTTGCAAATTTTTATGATGAG GAGGTAGACTTGTTGCTAAATGATGGCAGTAAGCACATTAATGTAGTAGGATGGAGGAAGAATGCCAGTTTACCTCAGAGAGTTGAAACAAGCCGAAGGAGGAGTAGGCGATGCTTACTAATGAGTTTGGCTTTGGCAAAGACGTCAGATCAGCAG TGTGAGATGCATGAATTATTAGCATTGGTATACTACGACAGCCTTCAGAATGTGGTCCCATTTTATGATCAGCGCTCTGGTGTACCTTTGAAGGATGCAGCATGGATGATGTTCTGTGAGAACTCTATGAAACATTTTAAGAAAGCCTTTGAAC GTTCTTTCAGAATATTCCTTTAATCAGTTGGTAAGGGATGCTGTCATGAATATCTTTGGTAAAATGGGTTCTGAAACATCACATTCGCCAGTACATATGAAGGACAGCACACAAGCAAATGCAGATGAGGTTAAGCATGAAAAATCACTGAAATTGGAGGAGGCATGGTGCATGCTTTACAATGATTGCCTTTCTGCCCTTGAAACTTGTGTTGAAGGGGATCTTAAACATTTTCACAAGGCCAGATATATGCTAGCTCAGGGGCTGTATAGAAGGGGTGAGAGTGGCGATTTGGAGAGGGCAAAGGATGAACTCTCTTTCTGCTTCAAATCATCTCGCTCATCCTTTACGATAAATATGTGGGAGATTGATAGCATGGTAAAAAAAGGAAG GCGAAAAAGTCAAGGTTTTGCTGGGAGCAAAAAAGTCCTTGAAGTCAACTTACCAGAGAGTTCTCGAAAATTTATTACTTGCATTCGGAAGTACATGCTGTTCTATTTGAAATTGTTGGAAGAGACTGGAGACATATGTACCCTTGACCGAGCTTATATATCTCTTCGGGCAGATAAGAGG TTTTCATTGTGCATTGAAGATCTTGTTCCGGTTGCACTTGGGAGGCACATTAAAGCCTTAATTTTATCCACGCATCAAGCTGAGGCTGTTGGCTCTGGTGCTGCAAGAAGTTCAGAGCAGGTTCTGGAGAAATTGTTTGCTTTATTCATGGAACAGGGGAACTTATGGCCAGAAATATGTGGTTTACCTGAGATTAAGAGCATAGAAATATCAGAGAGTAGCTTATATGG ATATCTCCATGAACATATCATGTCATTAGAGAGAAATGGCAAGTTGGAAACTCTTGAAGCAATAAATGAGAAGATTCGAAAGCGTTTTAAGAATCCGAAGTTATCAACTAGTAGCTGTGCCAAAGTTTGTCGGCATGCTTCTGTTGCTTGGTGTCGATCCCTTATAATAAGCTTGGCATTGATAACTCCATTACCATCTGAATTTTCAAGTGATATTCCAGTCATTATCAATCCATCAGATGCATGGTTGGAAAACAGCCATCTACTTTGTGTTGATCTGCAGATCAATGATTTATGGAATTCAGCATTTGAAGActcaactaaattaaaaaatcttgAAACAAAATGGCACCCGATTTTGTCTAAAATCAAGAATATAATGATTAAGAAGGCTTTAGATGAAAATTTGGAGACTGCCAACGCATTGCTGAGATCTTCTTACAATTTCTATCGGGAGAGCTCCTGTGTTATGCTTCCATCTGGCGTCAATCTTTATTTGGTCCCATCTCAGTTAGCAGCAGGAACACAATTTCAGCCTAGCATGGATGGGGTTGAAATACTTGATCTGAGCATTCCAAGGAAGCTTCTCTTGTGGGCCTACACACTATTGCACGGTCGTTGTGCAAACATTGCAGTTGTTGTAAAGCATTGTGAAGAAAATGCGAAG TCAAAGATGAAAAAAGGAGCTGGAACCTCATCCACGCCCATAAATATACCTAGTACCGCCACTAATTCAG GTGCTGGGAAAGATGGAGCACGCCATGGTGGAGGCAGTGATGTGGAGGCTGCTTCGGTGACCACGGTGGCATCTCCTCTGTCATTTGACGGTGATAGCAGACACTCGGTGAGTCCACTACCATCTTCTGGCGAGAATCAAAAGGGTTTATTTGCTTCCCCACAAATGCATCCCAGTAAAAACACTCTTGCTGAGCGGAGCAATTGGATGGGGCGTGAAGGAGGAGATTCAGACAAAAGTTGA